GGCGCCGCCGTGCTCCCCCTGTACACGCGCCGCCTGACGGTGCTGCTGTGCCTGGGGCTGACCCACCTGTTCGGGCTCTGGTACGGCGACATCCTGTCCATGTACGCCGTGGCGGGGTTCCTGATGCTGCTGTTCCGGGAATTCTCCAGCAAGCGGATCCTCGTCTGGAGCCTGGTGCTCATCCTCGGCGTTCCCCTGGTGCTCACGATGCTCCAGCGGTTCGTGCCCCTGCTCGCCAGTTCCACCGAGACCGTTCAAGCCGTGACGCAGCAGGAGCGGGCGCAGGCCGAGGCGTTCCAGAAGCAGGCGCAGGCGGTGTTCGACCACGGATCCTTCCTGGAGACGCTGCGGACCAATGCCGCCGTCCACATGAAGCGCGCCCTGCGGCCTGTGTACTTCGCCTTCCTGCTCATCCCTCTGGGCAAGTTCCTGCTGGGGCTCCTCGCGGGGCGGCACCGGCTCCTCCAGGAGCCCGGACAGCACCGGCCGCTGCTGCGCAAGCTGCTCGGGTGGGGGCTCCTCGTGGGCGTGGTGGGCAGCAGCGCCTCCCTCGCCGTGGGGGCCCTGACCCGCGCCGGGCACATCCCCCGGGGCACGCCGTGGCTGTTCTTCATGCCCACGGTGTCGGAGATCGGCGTGCTCGGGCTCGCCGCCTTCTACATGGCGGGCTTCGCGCTCCTGTTCCAGCGCGCCCTCTGGCAGAAGAGGCTCTCGGTGCTCGCCCCGGCCGGGCAGATGGCGCTGACGAACTACCTGAGCCAGACCGTCATCAGCCTCCTGCTGTTCCGGGGTTACGGCCTGGGCCTGGGCAGCAAGCTGGGCGCGCTGGCGTGCTTGACGCTCATCTTCTGCCTCTTCTGGGTCCAGGTGGGGCTGAGCCACCTCTGGCTGTCACGCTTCCGCTTTGGCCCCGCCGAGTGGCTGTGGCGCTCGCTCACCTACGGCAAGGCCCAGCCCATGCGGCGGCCCCCGGACATGACTCCGGCAGACGCCGCCGCATGAGCCGCCCCTGGGATCAGCGGGACTTGAAGCTCTTCGCCGCGCGATTGAAGGAATGGAAGCTGAAGCCAAACGGGATGCCCGTGCAGTCCGGGCCCGGGTAGGCGAGGACGCCGTCCGCGTTGATCATGTTCACACCGGACCAGGCGTCAAACGGCAGGTTGGTGCACCCCGCCGGCACGGTCTGATAATTGATGTACGGCCCCCCGAAGCTCTTCTGGGCCCAGAAGGTGAGGCCCGTCTCGAAGTCCGCTGGCGCGGGATTCGCGGCGCCGAAGGCGGTGGAGGCGGTGAACAGCGCGGCGGTCAGGATCTCAAGCATGGTGTGCAGCCCTTTCTTTGAAGCGGTGTGACGTGTTGAAACAGTCTTTACCGGGTTGAGGACCCCAGACGCCGGCGCCTGAGGCGCCACAACCCAGCAGCCAGCAACAGCCCTCCCCCCCCGGCCCCCGGCCCCGCCTGGCACCCCTTGGAGGACTCGGGCTCCTCGGACTCCTGAGGTTCCTCCCCCGGCTCCTCACCACACGGGGTGGCCGTGGCCGAGGGGACCATGCAGAGCCGCCCGTACCGGCCTGTCC
This genomic interval from Stigmatella aurantiaca contains the following:
- a CDS encoding DUF418 domain-containing protein codes for the protein MDPSPSLAPSDATEIRPASAHERVVFLDVLRGFALCGVFMSNVYMHFSGRYPPPKEGVAPLLPSPVDPAVHALYEFMLAGKAMTLFAFLFGLGFALQMGRAQARGAAVLPLYTRRLTVLLCLGLTHLFGLWYGDILSMYAVAGFLMLLFREFSSKRILVWSLVLILGVPLVLTMLQRFVPLLASSTETVQAVTQQERAQAEAFQKQAQAVFDHGSFLETLRTNAAVHMKRALRPVYFAFLLIPLGKFLLGLLAGRHRLLQEPGQHRPLLRKLLGWGLLVGVVGSSASLAVGALTRAGHIPRGTPWLFFMPTVSEIGVLGLAAFYMAGFALLFQRALWQKRLSVLAPAGQMALTNYLSQTVISLLLFRGYGLGLGSKLGALACLTLIFCLFWVQVGLSHLWLSRFRFGPAEWLWRSLTYGKAQPMRRPPDMTPADAAA